From the genome of Triticum aestivum cultivar Chinese Spring chromosome 3B, IWGSC CS RefSeq v2.1, whole genome shotgun sequence, one region includes:
- the LOC123065282 gene encoding membrane protein PM19L, with protein MADNLKPVALFLLMLNLCMYLILAIIGGWAVNLAIDRGFIIGRELRLPAHFHPIFFPIGNWATGFFVVFALLAGVVGAASCIVGFTHVRFWNYSSLQPAASLGLLAWALTVLAMGLACQEISFDRRNAKLGTMEAFTIALSLTQLVYILAIKAGGHGPVHVERQHNALGR; from the exons ATGGCCGACAACTTGAAGCCCGTGGCCCTCTTCCTGCTGATGCTCAACTTGTGCATGTACCTCATCCTCGCCATCATCGGCGGGTGGGCGGTCAACTTGGCCATCGACCGCGGCTTCATCATAG GCCGCGAGCTGCGTCTCCCGGCGCATTTCCACCCGATATTCTTCCCCATCGGGAACTGGGCCACCGGCTTCTTCGTGGTGTTCGCGCTGCTCgccggcgtcgtcggggcggcctCCTGCATCGTCGGCTTCACCCACGTCCGCTTCTGGAACTACAGCAGCCTGCAGCCCGCGGCGTCGCTCGGTCTGCTCGCCTGGGCCCTCACCGTCTTGGCCATGGG GCTGGCTTGCCAGGAGATCAGTTTCGACCGAAGAAACGCGAAGCTG GGGACCATGGAGGCCTTCACGATCGCCCTGTCACTGACGCAGCTCGTCTACATCCTCGCGATCAAGGCGGGCGGTCACGGACCCGTCCACGTCGAACGGCAGCACAACGCCTTGGGCCGCTGA